Proteins from a genomic interval of Medicago truncatula cultivar Jemalong A17 chromosome 3, MtrunA17r5.0-ANR, whole genome shotgun sequence:
- the LOC112419848 gene encoding V-type proton ATPase subunit e1 translates to MGFLITTLIFVVVGIIACLCTRICCNRGPSANLFHLTLVITATICCWMMWAIVYLAQMKPLIVPILSEGE, encoded by the exons ATGGGTTTCTTGATAACGACACTGATTTTTGTTGTGGTTGGAATCATCGCATGTCTCTGTACCAGAATTTGTTGCAACAGAGGACCTTCTGCTAATCT ATTTCACCTAACTCTGGTCATTACTGCGACAATATGCTGCTGGATGAT GTGGGCAATTGTATATCTGGCACAAATGAAACCACTCATAGTACCTATACTAAGTGAAGGCGAATAA
- the LOC11444294 gene encoding sodium/hydrogen exchanger 4 produces the protein MGMMSLMVALNLMQSDADKNLAHDHAQVVPMTLFVAVLCLCLVIGHLLEESRWINESIVAIFVGLIAGMILLLVTKGKSSHILTFDEELFFIYLLPPIIFNAGFQVKKKQFFHNFLTIMLFGVIGVFISTFIITSGSWLLFPKLNFHNLTVRDYLALGTIFSSTDTVCTLQVLHQDETPLLYSLVFGEGVVNDATSVVLFNAVQKLDVSRLDSKTLRVIGDFLYLFSTSTVLGVITGLLTAYILKALSFGRHSSVREISLMMLMAYLSYMLAELLELSGILTVFFCGISMSHYAWHNVTEISRITTRHVFATMSFIAETFIFLYVGMDALDIEKWRMTHLKFGNLLGIYSCLIFLILLGRAAFVFPLSALANYMNRRAEETPSITFGHQIIIWWAGLMRGAVSIALAFKQFTYSGVTSDPVNATMITITIIVVLFTTLVFGCLTKPLVRYLLPHHATRVNTNHEESTSPVEDMNLPLLSFEESAATNISRAKESLSMLFESPVYTIHYYWRRFDDSYMRPLFGGPRANHSEC, from the exons ATGGGAATGATGAGCTTGATGGTTGCACTTAACTTGATGCAATCTGATGCGGATAAAAATTTGGCTCATGATCATGCACAAGTTGTGCCTATGACACTCTTTGTAGCTGTTCTTTGCTTATGTTTGGTCATTGGTCATTTGCTTGAAGAAAGTCGATGGATTAATGAATCCATTGTCGCCATTTTTGTT GGACTCATTGCTGGAATGATACTCTTGTTAGTCACTAAGGGGAAGAGTTCTCACATCCTTACATTTGATGAAGAATTATTCTTCATCTATCTTCTTCCTCCGATAATATTCAATGCAGG GTTTCAGGTGAAGAAGAAACAGTTCTTCCATAACTTTTTAACCATCATGCTGTTTGGTGTAATCGGTGTTTTCATTTCCACGTTTATTATCACTAGCG GCAGCTGGTTGCTGTTCCCCAAGTTGAACTTCCATAACTTGACAGTGCGAGATTATCTTG CTTTAGGAACAATTTTCTCCTCAACCGACACAGTTTGTACACTACAG GTTCTCCATCAAGACGAAACTCCTTTACTATACAGCTTAGTCTTTGGGGAAGGCGTGGTAAATGATGCAACATCAGTTGTACTCTTCAATGCGGTGCAAAAGCTTGATGTCTCAAGACTTGATAGCAAGACATTGCGTGTTATTGGTGATTTCTTGTATCTGTTCTCAACAAGCACTGTTCTTGGAGTCATT ACTGGACTTCTCACAGCTTATATCTTGAAAGCCTTAAGCTTTGGAAG ACATTCAAGTGTACGCGAAATTTCATTGATGATGCTAATGGCATACCTATCCTACATGTTGGCAGAG CTACTTGAACTAAGTGGAATCCTCACTGTTTTCTTTTGTGGAATATCAATGTCACATTATGCATGGCATAATGTCACTGAAATTTCAAGAATAACAACCAG GCACGTATTCGCAACAATGTCGTTTATTGCAGAAACCTTCATATTTCTTTATGTCGGTATGGATGCCCTTGACATTGAAAAGTGGAGGATGACCCATTTAAA ATTTGGAAACTTGCTGGGAATTTACAGTTGCTTAATCTTCTTAATATTGCTTGGGAGGGCTGCATTTGTTTTCCCCCTCTCTGCACTTGCCAATTATATGAATAGGCGCGCTGAAGAAACACCGAGTATTACATTTGGACACCAG ATAATCATTTGGTGGGCTGGCCTAATGAGGGGAGCCGTCTCCATTGCTTTGGCTTTCAAACAG TTCACATACTCAGGGGTTACTTCTGATCCGGTTAATGCGACAATGATTACCATCACCATTATTGTTGTTCTTTTTACCACACTG GTGTTTGGTTGTCTAACAAAACCACTTGTAAGATATCTTCTTCCACATCATGCGACAAGGGTAAATACCAACCACGAAGAATCAACCTCACCCGTCGAGGACATGAATCTACCTTTGCTATCCTTTGAGGAGTCGGCAGCAACCAACATTAGCCGTGCCAAGGAAAGTTTATCCATGTTATTTGAAAGTCCTGTGTACACCATACATTACTATTGGAGGAGATTTGATGATTCCTACATGAGACCTTTATTTGGAGGACCCCGCGCTAACCATTCAGAATGCTAG
- the LOC25489059 gene encoding calmodulin, which produces MAYSKSYLFLGLNLFVFLSFEVLADIHVPPMLTVEPNLPSMADQLNDKQISKIKAYFSLIDKDGDVSIDNEELDTLIRSTGLNPTDFGLMVARSKSATDGNGTIDFTKEELLIVFSKPDTDHNGFVTASELHCYFTNQGIKMTIEEANEYVRAADSDGDGHLSFKEFVRLGRFTVE; this is translated from the exons ATGGCTtactcaaaatcatatttatttctTGGTcttaatctttttgtttttctctcttttgaagttttagctGATATTCATGTTCCACCAATGCTTACTGTCG AACCCAATCTTCCTTCAATGGCCGATCAACTCAATGACAAGCAAATCTCAAAGATAAAGGCGTATTTCAGCCTCATCGATAAGGATGGAGATGTTTCTATTGATAATGAAGAACTTGACACTCTAATACGGTCTACTGGCCTAAACCCAACTGATTTCGGCTTGATGGTAGCGAGGAGTAAGTCTGCCACTGACGGAAATGGTACCATTGATTTCACCAAAGAAGAGCTTCTCATAGTTTTCTCTAAGCCTGACACGGATCATAATGGTTTTGTCACTGCATCTGAGTTGCATTGTTACTTTACAAATCAAGGCATTAAGATGACCATTGAAGAAGCGAACGAGTATGTTCGTGCGGCTGATTCTGATGGTGATGGACATCTAAGCTTTAAGGAGTTTGTCAGACTTGGCAGATTCACTGTGGAGTGA
- the LOC11419527 gene encoding cell division protein FtsZ homolog 1, chloroplastic — MSMFSLQNPNKLLSSSSIPTPISHTTLRNCISLNPRKTLRHRLKPVSCSFESIDNAKIKVVGVGGGGNNAVNRMIGCGLQGVDFYAINTDAQALLHSAAENPIKIGELLTRGLGTGGNPLLGEQAAEESKETIANALHGSDLVFVTAGMGGGTGSGAAPVVARISKEAGYLTVGVVTYPFSFEGRKRSLQALEAIERLQQNVDTLIVIPNDRLLDIADDQTPLTDAFRLADDVLRQGVQGISDIITIPGLVNVDFADVKAVMKDSGTAMLGVGVSSGKNRAEEAAEQATLAPLIGSSIQSATGIVYNITGGKDITLQEVNRVSQVVTSLADPSANIIFGAVVDERYSGEIHVTLIATGFSQSFQKMLLTDPRAAKLLDRLPMGQESKQTSTPLKASNFSSTIASKASPRKLFF; from the exons atgtcaatgttTTCCCTACAAAACCCCAATAAGCTACTCTCATCCTCTTCAATTCCCACTCCAATTTCTCACACTACTCTCAGAAACTGTATTTCACTAAACCCTAGAAAAACCCTGCGACATCGTTTAAAGCCAGTATCATGTTCATTCGAATCAATAGACAATGCTAAGATTAAGgttgttggtgttggtggtggCGGTAACAATGCTGTTAACCGCATGATTGGTTGCGGATTACAG GGTGTAGACTTTTATGCTATAAATACTGATGCTCAAGCATTGTTGCATTCTGCTGCTGAGAATCCTATAAAAATTGGAGAGCTCCTGACTCGTGGATTAG GTACTGGTGGTAATCCACTTTTGGGGGAACAAGCTGCTGAGGAATCAAAAGAAACTATTGCTAATGCTCTTCATGGCTCAGATTTAGTGTTTGTAACTGCTGGTATGGGTGGAGGCACGGGGTCTGGTGCTGCCCCAGTCGTGGCCAGGATATCAAAAGAAGCTGGTTACTTGACTGTTGGCGTTGTTACCTATCCCTTTAGCTTTGAAGGACGCAAAAGATCCTTGCAG GCTCTAGAAGCCATCGAAAGGCTGCAGCAGAATGTGGACACACTTATAGTGATTCCAAATGATCGTCTGCTTGACATAGCTGATGATCAAACGCCTCTTACGGATGCTTTCCGTCTTGCTGATGATGTTCTACGACAAGGAGTACAGGGAATATCAGACATCATAACA ATACCTGGTCTTGTAAATGTGGATTTTGCTGATGTAAAAGCTGTGATGAAAGACTCTGGAACTGCAATGCTTGGAGTAGGTGTTTCCTCTGGTAAAAACCGTGCAGAAGAAGCTGCAGAACAAGCTACTCTGGCACCTTTAATTGGATCATCTATTCAGTCAGCTACTGGGATAGTATATAATATTACTGGAGGAAAAGACATAACTCTTCAGGAAGTGAATAGAGTTTCTCAG GTAGTAACAAGTTTAGCCGATCCTTCTGCAAATATCATATTTGGGGCTGTTGTTGACGAGCGCTACAGCGGGGAGATTCACGTGACTCTCATTGCCACCGGCTTCTCACAGTCCTTCCAAAAGATGCTACTAACAGATCCAAGGGCTGCAAAGCTTCTTGACAGATTACCTATGGGCCAAGAAAGCAAACAAACATCAACTCCGCTAAAGGCCTCAAACTTTTCATCAACAATTGCATCTAAAGCATCTCCACGAAAACTCTTCTTTTAG